The genomic window ACCCTGGGCTTTCGGGGTGAGGCTCTGGCTTCACTGGCGGCGGTATCGCAATTGACCCTGGTCTCTCGACCCGCCGGGCAGGAGACGGCCACTCGCATCAGATTGGCCGGGGGGGAGGAACTTGCCCTGGGCGCGGCGGGCGCGCCGGCCGGCACCATTGTGACCGTGGAAAACCTGTTTTACAATGTGCCGGCCCGCCTCAAGTTTCTTAAGGCCGACGCCACCGAAACCGGTCACATCCACCGCATTGTGTCGCACTACGCCCTGGCCTACCCCCACCTTCGTTTTACCCTGCAAAGCGATAAGCGCACCACGTTTCAAACCAACGGCGGCGAGTTGTTTGACGCCCTGGTCGCTGTATTCAGCCTGGAAACAGCCCGCCAGATGATTGTGGTGGAAGGCCAAGATGCCGGCGCGGAAATCAAAGTGACCGGCTACGTGGGAGCGCCGTCGCTTCACCGGGGTACCCGCGATCAGCTTATCTTTTTTGTCAACAAACGCTGGATTCAAGACCGCTCGTTGAGCCAGGCCGTTATTCAGGCGTATCACACCTTTTTGCCCGTACGCCGTTATCCGCTGACCGTGCTGAATATCCAGGTGGACCCGGCCGAAGTGGATGTCAACGTCCATCCCACCAAAGCGGAGGTTAAATTTAGAGACCCCCGCCTTATTTTTAAGGTGGTGCAAAAAGCAGCCCGCGAGGCCGTATTGGGCGCTGCGCCTATCCCCACTTATGGTACGTCCGCGTCTACTTTTTGGGACGATTTTGGCGGCCACGCCAGTGATTCGGCCCGATGGCAAGCCTCGTTTGATCGGCGCCCCGGCGCCCCGGCCTTTGACCATTTTGGATTTGAGGCGCAGCGGACCGCGCCGTTTGCCGATGAAACCGTCCCGGCCCTGGATTTATTACCAACCACGCCGGCCAAAATGCCCGTGATGCGAGTGGTGGGGCAGGTGCAACAAATGTATATTGTGGCGGAGGGGCCAGATGGCTTATACTTGATTGACCAGCATGCCGCCCACGAACGGATTTTATACGAGAAACTCATAGCCCAAAAAGCCCAGGCTGCCGC from Anaerolineae bacterium includes these protein-coding regions:
- the mutL gene encoding DNA mismatch repair endonuclease MutL; translated protein: MGIRVLPPEVAAKIAAGEVVERPASVVKELVENAIDAGARSVHVEIQQGGKRLVRVMDDGSGIPAAEVPLAFARHATSKLLSIDDLSHITTLGFRGEALASLAAVSQLTLVSRPAGQETATRIRLAGGEELALGAAGAPAGTIVTVENLFYNVPARLKFLKADATETGHIHRIVSHYALAYPHLRFTLQSDKRTTFQTNGGELFDALVAVFSLETARQMIVVEGQDAGAEIKVTGYVGAPSLHRGTRDQLIFFVNKRWIQDRSLSQAVIQAYHTFLPVRRYPLTVLNIQVDPAEVDVNVHPTKAEVKFRDPRLIFKVVQKAAREAVLGAAPIPTYGTSASTFWDDFGGHASDSARWQASFDRRPGAPAFDHFGFEAQRTAPFADETVPALDLLPTTPAKMPVMRVVGQVQQMYIVAEGPDGLYLIDQHAAHERILYEKLIAQKAQAAAAGQQLLEPMLVELSPGHAAIVAAETPALAEVGFELEPFGGATYRIRAVPEMLGQADPALALVDILAEMADGAIPLARETHEKVAITVCKRASIKGGQVLTHEEMRELVRQLEATSAPRTCPHGRPTMIHLSAAQLAREFGRM